From the Chanos chanos chromosome 7, fChaCha1.1, whole genome shotgun sequence genome, the window gtgtgtctgtgtgtgtgtgtatgtttgaaaacACAGGACACTGATGAAATTCAGGTTCATTATCCTGGCATGTTTGAAGTCATGGATGACTTGCAAGGTATTGGCCTGTCATTGTAAGATAAATCCCAGTGgtctcacacttacacatagtatttctctttgtcttaAAAATGCTGCGCTGTGTGAAGCAGTCACTCTCGaggttttgatttgtgtttcagGGATGGGCGAAAGTAACTGTGCTTGGAATAGAAAGTCTCTTTTACACAGAGACTCTATTCTAGCAGCAGCTGCCATCTACAAAGGTGAGGGCGCTATCAGTGTCACCCTACTCATTCACTGATCCATTCTTCACCGGACTGAACCTAACACGCCACGTCCCAATTAACGTCAGCCAACGTGCATCTAAACGTTTGGTTTTAAATGAGTCTTTTTCACTGTAATGAGGTGTTAATAAAGGTGGTAATATTTTGACTGTGAAAGTCTGAGGTGATATCTCACTTCCAGTCAGTTTTATATTAGCCGCTGACCTGACTCTGACGTGGCATAGTTATTTTTgatgtttatctgtctctgttagAAATGTACGGCAGCGAGGATGGGTCTGTTCCCGCCACTTTTGAGATCCTGTACATGATTGGCTGGAAACCACACGAATCACAGGTGAGTAGAGTTTTACTGACCATGACTTATTCGTGTTTGGAGCGGTCAGACCAGTTCTTGGGTGAAATAATCATGGATTTTAATTCCTGTTCATGCGTCTTTTTCTAGGCAAAACCAGCAAAAAGAGGCTCGGCTGACGTGTCTTTCGCTGACCTGTCAAAGATTGGCCAACCGGAATCCAGCAAGAAATCATAGGAATAAACTGCATTCTCGTTGTTGATGTcgtttttttgtcagattaacACTTAAGTtatgcctttgtgtgttttcaaaggTTACACACAAATagcgcgccccccccccccatcaaacTTTCACCAGACGTAAATAAACTGTAAGAATTTATTATGGTGATATACAGTCCATAATTTCTCTTTTgctaaaagattttttttttttttttacgtgtggaaatacaaatgcataaataatgAATGGCTGTCCATTATGCAAATCATTATATAGTTCACAAATCATCATTCTACAGCTGTTGAAAATATGTCATAATTTGCATTGCTAAATATGGTATTTTGGCCATATATTGATTTatacgttttttgttttgttttttttttttagctaagtCACTCACAGAGTTGATCTTTTTCACATCAAATCTACATCATGTCAtgacccaaaaaaacaaacaaacaaaaaaaaacaacaacaacaacaacatcaaatgTTCAAGCAtgtatcaggaaaaaaaagaaaacagttgtaATTCAAATTGTACAATCCCTTTTACCTTCAGAGATATTGCTACATACACCTTAAGAAAATAAACACCTTTATACAGTTAATCTACAGATATACACATTCACGCAACTCTAGTATGCTTATGGCTTTTGTATGTAACTGACTACACAAATGAAGTATCAGACTGATAGATCTAGTAGGTCCATACTCtgaaatatgagtgtgtgtgtagacaacAAATGCAGTTTACATTCAGAACATTTCGACGTCTTCCCAGTCCCGTTTGCTTTACATAAACCATTATACCGACAGGACCCGATACCATTGTGAACGATCAGAAACGTGTTTCAGCTGGTCACCCTAAAGCCACCAAACTCAGACAGGAGAAAGACCATTCCGAAACAGAGTAATACGTGTAGATAGTCATGTGACGCAAACGACGTTGGCCTCGTTCCAAGCCGACAAATATGACCTGACTTGACTGAGGATCCGATGTGTACTCTTCAACAAGACAAGAAGGCATGGTTGCCGTGGTTACCAGTGATCATGAAGAGGTGAACCTGCGATAATCATTATTACTGTGTTTCAGTGGAAGACGTTAACTAGTTTTTACATATATTCTTTAGTTCTACAAACGCTGCACTGAACACAGCGCGGCAAAAGGTCTTGATTCATTAGTGATTTGGCAAAACTTACGAActgagatggagaaggagaaaggtgggagggttttttttttttcccccgttatAAACCGATTGTTTTCCCTAAATAATTTCTGTTAAGCTTAGCATAGCAGCACAAAAGCAGCAGACGGAATAACCTATGACATACCCTGTATGAATCCCAAATTATTCAAAAAGTGTTAAAATTATCAGTGTAAATTAACATGACACTGAAAATCCATCAAGCTGCATAGCCATTCAAGTCATTCGATTAGGAgtcggacaaaaaaaaaatgcccttgAAATCAAGCCGAGTAACGTAGTGATAGAAAAAGCAGCACCTATGTTGAAATCAACACAAGTCCCAATATTACCTGTGTTACCTTAGCAATTTGTTACATTTTCAATTGGACTGAAAAATCTGTGACAACTACAAAACAGACAGTACTGAATGTTTCTTGCAGCTTCTCGTTTCATGGTGCAACAAAAGAATCCCACGGACGCGTTTAATGACAGTTTTACGATTAGTCTGTTGTCCCTCATCTACTTTTAAAAGAACTGGAGAAGTAAGGATAAGCCATTTCATTATAAACAACGCGCTACCCGTTAATTAGGTCCAGCTCTTAACACCGCCGCTGTACAGGcactaagctttttttttttggttcgcTGCTAACTCACAGCTACacgtctgtctcactctctttccttttctctctctctccctctctctcccgtaGATTATCTCTCCCCTGACCTGAGTGCATTTTAGTGtttgtgcgcatgtatgtgtgtgtgtctgtgtgtgtgtgtttttgtcagccAGTTCCGTGACTGCTGTAGTCGAAGACGCCCTTCCTGAAGAACGGTGAGATGttgcagactgtgtgtttggacaggaTGAGCTCGTTGTCATTTGATCTGAGGGGAGAGTTcgatgacatcatcacctgAAAGAAGTTCCTCAGGTAtctctgtgagggagagagggaagaaaagagataaggtaaaaaaaaaaaaaaaaaggcaggagaaaaaaggagagaatttttttgtaacagtgtttaaaaagaaacattttcctcACAGGCCAACTATCAAAAACTACCCGAATCGAcaaatctcaaaacaaaacaaaacacaaaatgaatctCTTCACTCTGAAGTGGCAGTGTCGTGTCATACCTCCAGCTGATTCCGTCGCTCGGCAACCATCCTCTCGTCACGGTTTCCAAAGAGTTTTTTAGGAGGGAACTCCAGGGCTGCTAACTGTAACGGTGTTCAAAAGGTACAGTTATAAAAGTTACAACttaaacacacaagcaaagagaatatgtatgtgtgttacagttCAGTGCACTGTCCTGCAGATTCATACCTCTGGGTATTTTAATTTGAGCGATTTGTGCATTTCTCGAAAGCGGCTGTAGCGTCTGAACACCGTCCATGTCTCATCCAGCACTGTGATCtatcaagagaaaaaaatcaaaccatggTGCCAAAAATGACAAGACTCCTACAACTGAATAACTGTACTTCTGAAGTGGCAGGATATAACTGAAAGATACAATCAGACTGCAGTTCAGGACAGAGATATTAAAGAAACTGCAGGTACTCGATATTAAAACGACCGCTTTTTTCCACAATATCTTCATCTCTTCATACTGTGTTTTCTTGCCCAGTAGCtgaaaggagtgtgtgtgtgtgtgtttgtgtgtacttagAGATGAATCCTGACCTTGACCTCAAACTCAAAGTGTTCGTCTTTGCCTTGACCACGCAGCACGTAGCGAGGTATATGGATCTTCACTGGGTCCTTCAGACGCTCAGGACTGGGGTCCAGAGGCACGGTCACAAGCCGATGCTGCAGcagcgagagagacagggaaagagagagaaagagagagagaaaaacagtgtgtgtgtgtgtgtgtgtgagagagagagagagagagagacagtgtgtgtgtgtgtgtgtgtgtgagtgagagagagagagagagagagagagagacagggacagggacagggagtgagacgagtgagagagacagagagtgagagagagagaaacagtgtgtgtgtgtgagagagagagacagagagagaaacggagagagagaaacagtgtgtgtgtgagagagagagagagagagagagagagagagagaaatggagagagagacagtgtgtgtgagagagagagagtgaggtagagagagagtgtgagagagaggacacgAGAATCACACATGAACAGTATCTGGTAGGAGTTACGTCAGTTACTCTGTGGTTGTTTGTGGTTCACTTGTACTCAGTTTTATGAGGAGTTATCGAAAACCATACCTCATATTTTCGTCTCCTTTGATCGATGCGGTTCCTATCGTTGTCCTGTTAAGAAAGAGATGGAATCAGACAGATTTAactgattggttttttttttttttttacaactttaGGCCTTAATTAAGGAGGCTTTTAACCACGAAAAAACCAAACGGGCACTCTGGAGACATGTGCTGAGCGCACGGACATAATTCATCCACATGTCAACAGGGATTCtcaaataaaagaataaaaggatTGTTTTCATTCCACATTCAGAAATCACATTTgagaagagcaggagaaaagaaTCAAACAGGGTAGGCTTTCAACAATACTCTGCATGCTCTACAAAGCAGAAGATAGCATCactaaaggaaagaaagaaaaaaaaaaaaaatcaccaagtTGACCTGACCCAGCACCGCACAGGACTGTGGGTGATATGTAAAATATTGTGGGTGGAGCATGCACAAATCCCTCCCCCCAATCCAAGCCATTTTCTTTAGTGCATCTGACCAGTGCAGACCTGTGCTTACCTCCTCAGCTAATCTAATAGAACTACTCTCACtaacttcctcttcctcttcctgtggAGTCAAACAGCTTCATTCAActcaaagacaaacatttcacGAAACTGTCTTCACAGAACAGACTATTAGtgcaaaaacactgaagaaCTTTTAATTCCATAAAGTGAACTGTTTTGCATTTGTGAAGGGTAGTAAGATGATAAAACAGTTCCACTGCAAATGGAAATTATAAAACAACCCAAAGtcagatatgattttttttaaatgtcctttttttaaacGTATTTTTAAAGGTACCTTGAGAGActctgtggacagagagagctcAATGCTACTGTCTCCATTCAGcaaattcattttctcatgAAGTCGTCTCTGCACCTCCTCTTCAATGTATGCGTTTAacctgcagaggaaaaacaggaaaacaggcaCACCTCAAATCTACTCGTATGACCTCCACTGAaatgtaactctgtgtgttagAGATGCACAGTTCAGTCCATCTTATTCAGAGGTCCTGTCACTGTTTGTTTCTAACTGTAACTAAGTATGTCTCTTATTGGCTGAGGaggacacacactgattcatGGGTACAAATCTGTCCATAATTAGAAGGGCAGCCCTCCAGGACAAAGCTTGAGAACACTGTTGTTTATATGCAGCTGGGAGAATGTTGATGAGGttgtagtctgtgtgtgagtgtgtgtgtgtgtgtgtgtgtgtgagtgtgtgtattaaattgATTAGCAAGACTGCATGTTGAGTCTCTGTGGGAGCTCAAgggagtgtgtttttatgttttttcattGATTAGCAAGACTCCACACAGAGTCTAAAAGGGAgctatagagagaaagagtgtgtttgtgtgtgtgtgtgtgtgtgtgtgtgtgtacctgtcatCACTGAGTGGCAGGACTGTAGGCAGAGTCTGTATGGGGCTGACAGGGGAGTTGTTAacactgctcttctcttctccgcCCACTGACAGGCCCCACCCACTGCTCTCCGTCTGACTGATCCTCCGCTTCAGCTGCTGGATTTCCTGCTCCATTCTGatagggaaagaaagaaagaaagaaagaaagaaagaaagaaagaaagaaaaagattaaataGACACgtaaaaccaacaaaacaatatatgggacagacagggggagaaaaaaaagaagacagaaactACAAAACCAAAAGCCCAAATGCTAAACCTTTACCTCTCTTGGTCCAGTTCCTGTTCTCCGATCCCAGTCTCGCCACCTCCTCCGGTTCCTCCCCGCGCTGTGTGTCCAGGCATAGAAACCGTTCTCCTGCGGCTTTCCTCAGCCTCCGGCTCGAGGGAGATGCTCCTCCGCAGTGCGGAGTGCCTCCTCTCCAGCCGAGCCACGGCCTGCTCCAACGCCTCCCTCTGCTGTTTCTCCCTCGACTCCAGgatctccttctctttcctcctcacCTTCTCCTCCTGCCGTGCCACGTTGGCCGTGAACTCGTACGTCTGCTGTAACTGGTGCAGCTGCTTCGCGCTGGCAGAGTACTGAGTCAGgcgctcctccttctcctccagctccttctCCACCTGCAAACGATAGGAGAGGGTGAAACAGACCAGGATACGAgggagaaaatgttttgaattttctgGGCATTGCATGTTTAGTAATAATTCGAGGGCTAAATGAGTGGAGTGGACTTTCATGGAACAGGACTGTTGAGTAGAAAGGGAGATTTAAATATGTGTTGGCTCCTAAACATGGCTGTGAGATCCACATCCTTTGTGTTAAATTCAAGGAATATTCTAGAATAAGAAATGATTTTGTACATGATGACAATATTTGGACAAAAGGACTAGCATGGCAACTGGCAGTAATTTGTGTGCTTCTGATACTCTACTCTGTGCTTTAAGTAGTAACATTTCTAATAGATGTTCTTCTAACAGCCATGTTTCAAATCATTATAGTGCTTCTAACCATGGTAAAAGCTAGTTTAAAAGCtagttccagaacattcttcaAGCGAAAACAGCAGTACATCTGGTAGTGCTCATTCTTATATCAGTGACTGAAATGGTTTTAGAACGCCAATAGTTCTAGAACCAACTGTGGCTGCTAGTTCTAGAACTGGctttatttgtatttctctgttctAATGGCAGACTGACTCCACGTTTTGGACTCACCTGATAGAGGGTCTCATCCAACTCTTTTTCCACCTGATCCTGTGAGCTCTCCAGTACAAGAGGTCCACCCACACCACCCGAGTCCTCTCCTCTGGCCACTCTCTCCAGCAGCTCCAcaactctctgtttctcctccagaATGGTAGGGAGGTGGTTCTCCTTAAGATTGGCCAACTGTCTCTCCTTAAACTGCAGCCTTTGCTCTGCCTGCTGGATCCGCTGCTCCTCCTGAGAGGAGGCATCCTGTGCTCCTTTCTCCTGTGTCTCCTTCACCTGAGGAAGAGTAACATCAAGCAAAAATATGGCAAGGCTGGAATTGGTGCCAATGGTTACTGAAATGCTAACTCATAGAAATGCTAACACCAGCCACTCTTCTGATTTTAGGGgtctcacctgtctctgtctctccttatGTGCCTGGACTAGGAGATTTAGGGAGGCACGCTCACTGGTCAACTCCTTCTCTAACCTCTCCTTCTGCTGCATCAGTCCCTCTTCAAGTTCTCCCAGTGTCTCcacctgtttctgtttaaaCTGGGTGTAACGGGCTTGGGCATTTTTGGCCTCCTCACTCCCCTCCTCCCCATCCAGTCGCGCCTCCTTTGCCCTAAGGAGATCTTCGCGGAGCTCCGCCAGCGTTTTCCGTTCCTCCTGAAGTCGCCGTGCCTCCTCAGGAGTGAGAAGGGTGGCTGCCTCCTCGCTCCTTTCCCTGAGCTGCTCCTCCAGTCTCCCTACCAGGCTGAGCTGctccttctcctgctcctccaaTCGTCTCCTCTCCTGTTGGAGTTTCATTGTCTGCTCCTCCCTTTCCCGTTTCAACCGCTCCAGCTCGCGGAAgatctctgtcttctctgccCGCTCagcctcctcatcctcctcttcttcttgcAAGTCCTCTTTCTGCTCCTGCTGGCGCCTCCTCTTCTGCTCCAACGCCTGCTGCTCCCGATGACGCTCCTCCTGCAAGGATAGttgttgagaaaaaaagattcaaaatataaatacaaatattaattaaaataaatgaattgttttaaaatgttaacattGGAGAAGGGTTAAGCTAATATTAATATTACGGTACCAAATAGAGACTATAAATCTAAATATTATTAATCTCAGTATCAAAATGTAGAACTCAGTATGTATGCAGTTAATCCAACTAATgcaaaactaaaaactaaaatcAATCTTGACAGATCTATAATTCTACATTAATCTTAATTTAGTAAAGATGAGCACGGTGACCTGAAAGCGCTCTTTCTCCGCAAGCAGGTCTCGCAGACGGCTCTCGATGTCTTGGCTGCGTCTGCGCAggctctcctcctgtctgcgGATGCGCAGCTGCACCTGCTCAGACTCCTTTCTCTGAGACTCCACCTCCTGCTGTAGCCGCTCCAACTCTGCCTTCTCACACTTCTgcttctcctccatctccttaATCAGACGCctgagagagcgcgagagagagagagagagagagagagagagcgagaaagagagagagagagagagcgagagagagagagagagagcgagagagagagagagagccagagagagagagcgagagagagagggagagagagagagagagagagagagagcgagagagagagagagcgagagagagagagcgagagagagagggggggggttcttAAATTTATGTCAGGAATATTTGGGGGCATTACATATTAACATATGTCTgtcaatttattcatttttttttttgttattgccAAAATGTCTTTTACTTCTCATACCTTTTATGTTCCAATTTTTCCAGCTCTTCTCGTTGTTGTCTCTCAAACTCCAATCTGACAACACAAGTCATAAACAGCGTTATCACCTTGCTAATATTACACTGATGTTCCTACacgacacatacacacacactggaaaacccccaaacacacacacacacacacacataaacagtgaGCTCAAAAGTAGCACAAAAAGGATGAGATGCCGCAAACACAGGTTATGAATGCCCACCGCCGCAGTGTTACATGTGTCGTTTACTCAAGCAAGCAGCACAGAGGCcacaacacataaacaaaaacacacagacaagagataaacagaaacaaatcgtcaacaaagtaaacaaaaccaGGAGACAGCggagtgaaacagagaggtgGAGACAGGTCTTAAGTAGACGCTGTGGTGCCGTGTCAGTTGAGTAGGACGAGGGACGTCTCACAAACAGAGTCACAAATGATatcgtaaaaaaaacaaaaaaaaccaaaacaaaaccaaaaagaaaaacataaacactgttcttttgtttgttgttgttgtctacCTGAGGAAGATGGGCCCTTTTTCAGTGAGGAAACTGTCACGAGAGGaagttgaaaaggaaaaaagaaaaagtcattgGAGAAAACTGAATCACACTCGTGCTCCAGGCAGCAGACACACTCCTGCCTGACCCAGCGCATCTCGCTGGTTTAAACGA encodes:
- the kif16ba gene encoding kinesin-like protein KIF16B, with amino-acid sequence MASVRVAVRVRPMNRREKELEAKCIIEMEGNKTTITNLKIPESLTGDTLRERNKTFTYDFSYDSGDCKSASFVPQEKVFKDLGSDVLRAAFEGYNACIFAYGQTGSGKSYTMMGNPGDEGLIPRICEGLFSRISGMTRRDEASFRTEVSYLEIYNERVRDLLRRKSTKTYNLRVREHPKDGPYVEDLSKHLVQNYNDVEELMEAGNINRTTASTGMNDVSSRSHAIFTINFTQAKFDTEMPCETVSKIHLVDLAGSERADATGATGVRLKEGGNINKSLVTLGNVISALADMTQEVGNSQVKKKQVFVPYRDSVLTWLLKDSLGGNSKTIMIATISPADVNYGETLSTLRYANRAKNIINKPTINEDANVKLIRELRAEIARLKALLVQGNQIALLDSPTALSMEEKLHQNEARVLELTKEWTNKWNETQNILKEETLALRKEGIGVVLDSELPHLIGIDDDLLSTGIILYHLKEGRTYVGREDATTEQDIVLHGLDLESEHCLFENQNGTVTLIPLNEAQCSVNGVQVTEPCQLNQGAVILLGRTNMFRFNHPKEAAKLREKRKSGLLSSFSLSMTDLSKSCENLSTVMLYNPGLEFERQQREELEKLEHKRRLIKEMEEKQKCEKAELERLQQEVESQRKESEQVQLRIRRQEESLRRRSQDIESRLRDLLAEKERFQEERHREQQALEQKRRRQQEQKEDLQEEEEDEEAERAEKTEIFRELERLKREREEQTMKLQQERRRLEEQEKEQLSLVGRLEEQLRERSEEAATLLTPEEARRLQEERKTLAELREDLLRAKEARLDGEEGSEEAKNAQARYTQFKQKQVETLGELEEGLMQQKERLEKELTSERASLNLLVQAHKERQRQETQEKGAQDASSQEEQRIQQAEQRLQFKERQLANLKENHLPTILEEKQRVVELLERVARGEDSGGVGGPLVLESSQDQVEKELDETLYQVEKELEEKEERLTQYSASAKQLHQLQQTYEFTANVARQEEKVRRKEKEILESREKQQREALEQAVARLERRHSALRRSISLEPEAEESRRRTVSMPGHTARGGTGGGGETGIGEQELDQERMEQEIQQLKRRISQTESSGWGLSVGGEEKSSVNNSPVSPIQTLPTVLPLSDDRLNAYIEEEVQRRLHEKMNLLNGDSSIELSLSTESLKDNDRNRIDQRRRKYEHRLVTVPLDPSPERLKDPVKIHIPRYVLRGQGKDEHFEFEVKITVLDETWTVFRRYSRFREMHKSLKLKYPELAALEFPPKKLFGNRDERMVAERRNQLERYLRNFFQVMMSSNSPLRSNDNELILSKHTVCNISPFFRKGVFDYSSHGTG